Proteins from one Periplaneta americana isolate PAMFEO1 chromosome 6, P.americana_PAMFEO1_priV1, whole genome shotgun sequence genomic window:
- the LOC138702175 gene encoding uncharacterized protein has product MPRTYVKKTTHGSWSKVAMEEAVTSIKEGRYSIRKAANVFGVPFSTLQRRTSASEDSPVLTVGRKPVLSLDVERALATRLIYLSKRGFGLTPKTVRKYAYQYVSTREIQHNFNIQNEMAGEDWFQGFLRRNPELSLRKSEGLSRARINGMTRDNVDQFYEQLKKLTIECNLEGRPECLYNQDETGLPMNNKPPNVVAQKGSRDVVSLTNVERGENVTVMACVSATGAYIPPFVIFKGKRMRAEFSDNMPAGTEVCMTESGWVNEEAFGKWLKHFNKHRTPGKVILILDGHHSHTSFATADLCEKYGIEVLLLPPHTTHALQPLDVCIFKPLKSYYNSHGTSWQHSNPNRAISKLSFGSIFKKAWDSAATVGNGVKGFEVTGIYPLNRTAIASHKFVSEFGPNQDNSSVGLNDVSPEPKSPEQPPNSSQLSRPTATPEASTSHEDVRSLLPSPAKITPMKRRKTIRPTSLVLTSPENISQLKAKAAETKKRIARVQKKGDIKKKKQSVNIICDSSEEDEETEEQKDEDETESVCNFCKMSYNDDRSSHAGDWIQCQKCKLWYHERCVNAFGRKQFVCGICMWKK; this is encoded by the coding sequence ATGCCACGTACTTATGTTAAGAAAACCACACATGGTTCTTGGTCAAAAGTTGCTATGGAGGAAGCTGTTACATCTATAAAGGAGGGAAGGTATTCCATAAGAAAAGCAGCAAACGTTTTTGGCGTGCCCTTCTCAACACTTCAGCGAAGAACATCTGCTTCTGAAGATTCCCCAGTGTTGACGGTAGGGCGTAAACCTGTGTTATCCCTTGATGTTGAACGAGCACTAGCGACAAGATTGATATATTTATCCAAGAGAGGCTTTGGTTTGACTCCAAAAACTGTCCGTAAATATGCATACCAATACGTATCTACACGTGAAATCCAACACAATttcaacattcaaaatgaaatggCAGGTGAAGATTGGTTTCAGGGATTTTTGAGACGTAACCCTGAACTTTCACTTAGGAAATCCGAAGGTCTTTCCCGAGCTAGAATTAATGGGATGACACGTGATAATGTGGACCAGTTTTATGAGCAATTAAAGAAATTGACAATCGAGTGCAATCTTGAAGGAAGACCCGAGTGCCTCTACAATCAAGATGAAACTGGTCTACCTATGAACAATAAGCCGCCTAATGTTGTTGCTCAGAAAGGCTCTCGTGACGTTGTTTCATTGACGAATGTGGAACGTGGGGAAAATGTGACAGTTATGGCGTGTGTTTCAGCCACAGGTGCATATATCCCGCCCTTTGTAATATTTAAAGGGAAGAGGATGAGAGCTGAATTCAGCGACAACATGCCAGCAGGAACAGAGGTATGCATGACAGAATCTGGATGGGTGAATGAAGAAGCTTTTGGAAAATGGTTGAAGCATTTTAATAAGCATAGAACGCCAGGCAAAGTAATTCTCATCTTGGATGGACATCATTCTCACACTTCGTTTGCAACAGCTGATTTgtgcgaaaaatatggcattgAAGTCTTGCTTTTACCGCCACACACAACACATGCACTACAGCCCCTTGATGTCTGCATTTTCAAGCCACTGAAGAGCTATTACAATTCACACGGAACGTCATGGCAGCACTCTAATCCAAATAGAGCAATATCAAAATTGAGTTTCGGCAGTATTTTCAAAAAAGCCTGGGACTCTGCAGCAACAGTGGGAAATGGAGTAAAGGGCTTTGAAGTAACTGGCATTTACCCACTTAACAGAACAGCTATTGCAAGCCACAAATTCGTATCAGAATTTGGACCCAACCAAGACAACTCATCAGTAGGCCTAAACGATGTGTCACCAGAACCAAAATCACCTGAGCAACCCCCCAATTCATCGCAACTCAGTAGGCCTACCGCAACACCTGAAGCATCCACTAGTCATGAAGACGTCAGAAGTTTGTTACCATCTCCAGCAAAGATAACACCAATGAAACGTAGGAAAACCATCAGACCTACTTCCTTGGTATTAACTTCACCAGAGAATATTTCTCAACTGAAAGCCAAGGCGGCCGAAACTAAGAAGAGAATCGCCAGAGTTCAAAAGAAGGGggatataaaaaagaagaagcaGAGTGTTAACATTATCTGCGATTCaagtgaagaagatgaagagaCCGAAGAGCAAAAAGACGAAGATGAAACAGAATCGGTCTGCAACTTCTGCAAAATGTCATACAACGATGACAGAAGTAGTCATGCAGGTGATTGGATTCAGTGCCAGAAATGTAAACTGTGGTACCACGAACGCTGTGTTAATGCTTTTGGACGTAAACAGTTCGTATGTGGAATATGTATGTGGAAAAAGTGA